One window of the Rhodohalobacter sp. SW132 genome contains the following:
- a CDS encoding redoxin domain-containing protein produces MSMNKGDRAPEFQLTDTNGDKVTLKEIQAQGQGDTILLFFPLAFSGVCTKEMCTVRDNMKLYNAFKATITAISVDSFFTLKEFKKANNINFTLLSDFNREASKTYGVLYEDYFGMKGVSKRSAFIISPEGKIKYAEVLEDSGQQPDFKAIQNILSGK; encoded by the coding sequence ATGAGCATGAATAAAGGCGATAGAGCCCCTGAATTTCAACTTACAGATACCAATGGTGATAAAGTTACTCTCAAAGAGATTCAGGCCCAGGGGCAGGGCGATACTATTTTACTTTTCTTTCCGCTCGCTTTCTCTGGTGTTTGCACAAAAGAGATGTGTACCGTTCGGGACAATATGAAACTTTATAATGCATTTAAAGCAACTATTACTGCGATAAGTGTAGATAGTTTTTTTACCCTGAAGGAATTTAAAAAAGCAAATAACATAAACTTTACTCTGCTTAGTGACTTCAATCGGGAAGCATCAAAAACATATGGTGTTCTTTATGAAGATTATTTTGGGATGAAGGGAGTTTCAAAGCGTTCAGCATTTATTATCTCACCTGAAGGAAAAATTAAATATGCTGAAGTGCTGGAAGATTCCGGTCAGCAGCCAGATTTTAAGGCGATACAAAATATCTTGTCAGGAAAATAA
- a CDS encoding response regulator has product MTVFIVEDDSIQSLLLKLMVDKLDVQITGTAASGEQALQRIVHLKPDIILMDIMLKGSVDGIYVTKEIYKIYQPAIIYITGNSDRASKTRAEKFGYHDYINKPVSLNQLKDSIYSVDDDVLHP; this is encoded by the coding sequence ATGACAGTATTTATTGTTGAAGATGATAGTATTCAATCTCTCCTTTTAAAATTAATGGTCGATAAACTGGATGTGCAAATTACCGGAACCGCAGCTTCAGGTGAACAGGCTCTCCAGAGAATTGTGCACCTGAAACCAGATATCATATTAATGGATATCATGTTAAAGGGTTCTGTAGATGGTATATATGTTACGAAGGAAATCTATAAAATCTACCAGCCTGCAATTATCTATATCACAGGGAATTCAGACCGGGCAAGTAAAACCCGCGCTGAAAAATTTGGTTACCACGACTACATTAATAAACCCGTGTCGCTTAACCAGCTGAAAGATTCTATTTATTCCGTGGATGATGATGTTCTGCATCCATAA
- a CDS encoding DUF952 domain-containing protein translates to MQEDLIFHAVSRRKWTRLNKNGQFTPEDFEEEGKIQCAVPDKLQEYLNTHFKDRKNLILLVIDVSRLATNIRKSKENGYIYLKDPINIDAILDKIRIDSNEKGEFDLSVKSFT, encoded by the coding sequence ATGCAGGAAGATTTAATATTTCACGCAGTTTCCAGGCGAAAATGGACACGCTTAAATAAAAACGGACAGTTTACACCAGAAGATTTTGAAGAGGAAGGGAAAATACAGTGTGCAGTTCCTGATAAACTTCAGGAATATTTAAATACACACTTTAAAGATCGTAAAAACCTGATATTATTAGTTATAGATGTATCCCGTTTAGCAACCAACATTCGTAAATCAAAAGAAAACGGATATATATATTTAAAGGATCCGATCAATATTGATGCCATTCTCGATAAAATTCGAATAGACTCCAATGAAAAGGGGGAGTTTGACCTGTCGGTTAAGAGCTTTACATAA
- a CDS encoding succinylglutamate desuccinylase/aspartoacylase family protein has product MPEVIQINGEEIRPGEDKQVHISIARLPTYTNIDLSVRVIRAEQDGPVVLLSGGLHGDEINGIEIVRRLISKDHLQLTAGTIIAVPLMNVYGFIQNVRGVPDGKDINRSFPGTKNGSLAMLVAHTIVKEIIPIIDYGIDFHTGGASRANYPQIRCVFDLKDDLKLAKAFAPPVILHSGLIDKSFRKAASKKGKQILVYETGESMRFDEDGIAIAIRGTQRFLHHMKMRKSSPQPLIKPAIYRKSNWIRAKYAGIFNPKVKLGDVIKPRQILGKITDPYGNESFNISARLDGRVIGLNNSPVVHKGDAVMHIATNELIEVK; this is encoded by the coding sequence ATGCCTGAAGTGATCCAAATTAACGGTGAAGAGATACGACCCGGAGAAGACAAACAGGTACACATAAGCATAGCGAGGCTGCCCACCTATACGAATATAGACCTTTCCGTTCGGGTAATTCGCGCGGAACAGGATGGGCCGGTGGTTCTGCTTTCCGGTGGGCTGCACGGTGATGAGATTAATGGAATTGAAATAGTACGCCGGCTAATCTCAAAAGATCACCTTCAGCTAACTGCAGGTACAATCATCGCAGTGCCCTTAATGAATGTCTACGGTTTTATTCAAAATGTAAGAGGTGTACCGGACGGAAAAGATATCAACCGTTCATTTCCAGGGACTAAAAACGGTTCTTTAGCGATGCTTGTCGCTCACACCATTGTGAAGGAGATTATCCCTATTATCGATTACGGTATTGATTTTCACACAGGCGGGGCCAGCCGGGCAAATTATCCGCAGATTCGCTGTGTATTCGATTTAAAAGACGATCTAAAGCTTGCGAAAGCCTTTGCTCCACCGGTCATCCTTCATTCCGGACTCATTGATAAATCATTCAGAAAGGCAGCCAGTAAAAAAGGGAAACAGATTCTGGTGTATGAAACAGGTGAATCTATGCGGTTTGATGAGGATGGAATTGCTATTGCAATCAGGGGTACACAACGATTTCTTCATCACATGAAAATGAGAAAAAGCAGTCCTCAGCCACTCATCAAACCAGCAATATATCGTAAATCGAATTGGATACGGGCGAAATATGCAGGTATCTTTAATCCAAAAGTTAAACTGGGAGATGTCATTAAACCGCGCCAGATACTTGGTAAAATTACCGATCCATATGGTAATGAAAGTTTTAATATCTCGGCTCGACTTGATGGCAGAGTCATAGGTTTAAACAATTCTCCTGTGGTTCACAAAGGAGATGCTGTGATGCACATTGCTACAAATGAACTTATAGAAGTAAAATAA
- the rimK gene encoding 30S ribosomal protein S6--L-glutamate ligase, whose amino-acid sequence MHIVVLSRNRSLYSTRRLIESIENKGHKATVLDHLKCDIVIEQDNPSIYYKGEKIEDVDAVIPRIGASVTFYGASVVRQFEMMGVPTAVESQALVRSRDKLRSLQVMARSDVGMPKTVFTNYSKEVKKIIDSVGGAPLIVKLLEGTQGYGVVLAPTKKAAESIIEAFHSMKARVIVQEFIEEAKGADIRAFVIGNRVVGAMKRQGKEGEFRSNLHQGGTGELIKLSKRERQVALTAAKVMGLSIAGVDLLQSERGPLVLEVNSSPGLEGIEKTINKDIASEIVNYVVKLAEKNREKPNGRKNLKSNA is encoded by the coding sequence TTGCATATAGTTGTATTATCACGAAACCGCTCTCTGTATTCAACCCGCCGCCTGATAGAATCTATTGAAAATAAAGGCCATAAAGCCACTGTGCTCGATCATCTTAAATGTGATATCGTAATCGAACAGGATAATCCTTCGATCTATTACAAGGGCGAAAAAATTGAAGATGTGGATGCCGTAATCCCGCGTATTGGAGCTTCTGTGACATTTTATGGTGCATCGGTTGTTCGCCAGTTTGAAATGATGGGAGTACCCACCGCAGTTGAATCTCAGGCTTTAGTTCGCTCCAGGGATAAACTTAGAAGCTTGCAGGTGATGGCACGTTCTGATGTGGGGATGCCAAAAACCGTATTTACCAACTACTCCAAAGAGGTGAAAAAAATCATCGATAGTGTTGGCGGTGCTCCGTTGATTGTGAAACTTTTAGAAGGCACACAGGGGTATGGAGTAGTTCTGGCTCCCACAAAAAAAGCCGCGGAGTCTATCATCGAAGCGTTTCACAGCATGAAAGCCCGAGTGATAGTTCAGGAGTTTATTGAGGAGGCAAAAGGCGCTGATATCCGTGCCTTTGTGATCGGGAACAGGGTAGTAGGCGCGATGAAGAGACAGGGAAAAGAAGGAGAATTCAGATCTAACCTTCACCAGGGCGGTACAGGTGAATTAATTAAATTATCAAAACGAGAGCGACAGGTGGCTCTTACGGCTGCTAAAGTGATGGGCTTATCGATTGCAGGAGTGGATCTGCTACAATCTGAAAGAGGTCCGCTTGTGCTGGAAGTGAATTCATCACCGGGACTGGAAGGAATCGAAAAAACAATCAATAAAGATATTGCCTCAGAAATAGTGAACTACGTTGTAAAGCTCGCTGAAAAAAACCGTGAAAAGCCCAATGGCAGAAAAAACCTGAAAAGTAATGCCTGA
- a CDS encoding RimK/LysX family protein — MKKIIGRIEKISFPAWSVDRLDAKVDTGAYTSSLHCHHIEVEKIDGKEFVVFSLFDPEHPSYRKQRFKSELHDVRKVKSSNGEVQTRYAIKESAIFCGKKRSIELTLTDRSNMKYDLLLGRRFLRNFLVDVSEKYLMS; from the coding sequence TTGAAGAAAATTATAGGACGAATTGAAAAAATAAGTTTTCCAGCTTGGTCTGTCGACAGACTGGATGCAAAGGTTGATACCGGAGCGTATACCTCAAGTCTCCATTGCCACCATATTGAAGTAGAGAAGATTGATGGTAAAGAGTTTGTCGTGTTTTCCCTTTTTGATCCGGAGCACCCGTCATATCGTAAACAGCGATTTAAATCAGAACTTCACGATGTTCGTAAAGTGAAAAGTTCAAACGGAGAGGTCCAGACACGCTACGCTATAAAAGAGTCGGCCATATTTTGTGGAAAAAAAAGATCCATTGAACTCACGCTAACAGACAGAAGCAACATGAAATATGATCTGCTTTTAGGCAGAAGATTCTTGAGAAACTTTCTGGTAGATGTATCTGAGAAATATTTGATGTCATAA
- a CDS encoding alanine racemase → MPNIPLSRPKAVVFEQHCKSNIKSMQNKAQSAGAVFRPHFKTHQSLEIGQWFRDEGVTGITVSTPEMAKYFASDSWDDITIGFPFYSGQIHEINELTNHCSLKLFVHRPEDVRYLATELTNPVSIFIEINAGYGRSGVNIYNSELIREIIKACEESQKTRFYGFYIHDGDTYKVHGSSEVESVIKRDFSALNNLKKNWPDASVSLGDTPSCSLLNEFPGIDELTPGNLVFYDLMQVNIGSCTYSQVGLLIKAPVAQLKPKSNECIIHGGAVHFSKDNIHMDGKQSYGQPVTVSDNGKIKPINGSSLVALSQEHGTVTGLKELQNALGKNELEEIWICPVHSCLTANLFKEYHTYSGSVIGKKVLS, encoded by the coding sequence ATGCCCAATATACCTCTTTCCCGCCCGAAAGCCGTTGTTTTTGAACAACATTGTAAATCAAATATTAAATCCATGCAGAACAAGGCCCAATCTGCCGGAGCTGTTTTCAGGCCACATTTTAAAACACATCAATCACTGGAAATCGGGCAATGGTTTCGTGATGAAGGTGTAACTGGAATTACGGTCTCAACCCCCGAAATGGCGAAATATTTTGCTTCTGACAGCTGGGACGATATCACAATCGGATTTCCATTTTACAGTGGTCAGATTCATGAGATCAACGAACTAACAAATCATTGCTCTTTAAAATTGTTTGTGCACCGGCCGGAAGACGTCCGGTATCTGGCAACTGAACTGACGAATCCTGTGTCTATATTTATTGAAATTAACGCGGGGTATGGCCGAAGTGGTGTTAATATTTATAATTCTGAGCTTATTCGGGAGATTATCAAGGCGTGTGAAGAATCTCAAAAAACTAGGTTTTACGGGTTTTACATTCATGATGGAGATACCTATAAAGTTCACGGCTCCTCAGAAGTAGAATCTGTAATTAAACGAGATTTCAGCGCTTTAAATAATCTGAAAAAAAACTGGCCTGACGCATCTGTTTCACTGGGTGATACTCCCTCCTGTTCACTTCTAAATGAATTTCCAGGTATTGATGAACTTACTCCCGGTAATCTCGTGTTTTATGATCTGATGCAGGTAAATATCGGCAGCTGTACTTATAGCCAGGTGGGTCTTCTTATAAAAGCTCCGGTTGCCCAGCTAAAACCGAAATCGAATGAATGTATTATTCATGGAGGTGCGGTTCATTTTTCGAAAGACAATATTCACATGGACGGTAAACAATCGTACGGGCAGCCGGTAACTGTATCTGATAATGGGAAAATCAAACCCATAAACGGAAGCTCGCTTGTGGCTCTTTCGCAGGAGCATGGCACCGTTACCGGGTTAAAGGAACTGCAAAATGCGCTTGGTAAAAATGAGTTAGAGGAAATTTGGATCTGTCCTGTTCACTCTTGTTTGACCGCAAATCTCTTTAAAGAGTACCACACTTATTCCGGATCTGTAATAGGTAAAAAAGTTTTATCATGA
- the pssA gene encoding CDP-diacylglycerol--serine O-phosphatidyltransferase: MKYPIQRLRSKRKREKRKRKPIPRVVIPSFFTLMNLFCGFLSIIMVAEGNMIFGAWLIVVAGLFDALDGFMARLANATSEFGIELDSISDVVSFGVAPGFLLYTFILHELAIIGIILSALPPVCGAIRLARFNIDTKHVELDFYRGLPIPVQAAMISALYLTFNNRMDWFANFEHGFISFIIPIVIMLSFLMVSTIPFDKIPRFDRDSIKKYKNRMILFFIYILVIAIFQDIGLMVVFTFFILKGLVLGLIVFWKRAFTDETEPLEVPL, translated from the coding sequence ATGAAATATCCGATTCAGCGCCTTCGATCAAAGCGAAAAAGGGAAAAAAGGAAACGTAAACCGATTCCCCGGGTTGTGATCCCCAGTTTTTTCACTTTGATGAATCTCTTTTGCGGATTTCTTTCCATAATCATGGTTGCAGAAGGGAACATGATTTTTGGTGCGTGGCTGATCGTTGTAGCGGGCCTGTTCGATGCACTCGATGGATTTATGGCACGCCTCGCCAACGCAACCAGCGAATTTGGCATAGAACTCGATTCGATCAGTGATGTTGTCTCTTTTGGTGTTGCCCCGGGATTTTTGCTTTATACATTCATACTTCACGAATTGGCAATAATCGGGATTATCCTTAGTGCACTTCCGCCGGTTTGCGGTGCCATACGCCTGGCCCGGTTTAACATAGATACAAAGCATGTTGAACTCGATTTTTACCGCGGATTGCCTATACCGGTACAAGCTGCAATGATCTCGGCGTTATACCTCACATTCAATAACCGAATGGATTGGTTCGCAAATTTTGAGCACGGCTTTATCTCTTTTATCATCCCGATTGTGATTATGCTCTCATTTCTGATGGTGAGTACTATTCCGTTCGATAAAATCCCGAGATTTGACAGAGATTCTATCAAAAAGTATAAAAACCGGATGATTCTCTTTTTTATTTACATTCTTGTGATTGCCATTTTCCAGGATATTGGTCTGATGGTGGTTTTTACGTTCTTTATTCTGAAAGGCCTGGTTCTCGGTTTGATTGTTTTCTGGAAGCGCGCGTTTACCGATGAGACCGAACCGCTTGAAGTTCCTCTTTGA
- a CDS encoding phosphatidylserine decarboxylase family protein, which translates to MIAKDGYSTIVVVAIFSIVVAFGASYLPNLISIIIYILLFILFGLTVYFFRDPERVTPDDENLIISPADGKVVLIKEAKENEYLNQNVTQVSIFLSPLNVHVNRVPISGTVEYVRYSPGKYLMAWEDHASEENERAHFGVVHPSGVKILFKQITGFLARRIVYRLEEGNEITAGERFGIMKFGSRMDLLLPDNVEILVKKGEKTVAGESVIGRIRQS; encoded by the coding sequence ATGATAGCTAAAGATGGCTATTCTACCATAGTAGTGGTTGCAATCTTTTCAATCGTAGTCGCTTTTGGTGCTTCCTATCTGCCAAATTTGATCAGCATAATCATCTATATACTTCTGTTTATTCTTTTCGGGCTTACCGTCTACTTTTTTCGTGATCCCGAGCGCGTTACACCTGATGATGAAAACCTGATTATTTCGCCGGCAGATGGGAAAGTGGTTCTTATCAAAGAAGCCAAAGAAAACGAATACCTGAACCAAAACGTAACGCAGGTAAGTATTTTTCTCTCCCCGCTGAATGTCCATGTCAACCGCGTCCCCATTTCAGGAACCGTGGAATATGTGCGTTACTCGCCCGGAAAATACCTGATGGCGTGGGAAGATCATGCGTCGGAAGAAAATGAGAGGGCACACTTTGGTGTCGTTCATCCATCCGGTGTAAAAATTTTGTTTAAGCAAATCACCGGTTTTCTGGCCCGCCGAATCGTGTATAGATTAGAAGAGGGAAATGAGATTACGGCCGGTGAGCGATTCGGTATTATGAAATTTGGCTCGAGAATGGATCTTTTACTTCCCGATAATGTAGAAATTTTGGTAAAGAAAGGGGAGAAGACCGTTGCGGGCGAATCAGTAATCGGGAGGATTCGCCAGTCATGA
- the rseP gene encoding RIP metalloprotease RseP: protein MEWIFSLSTTIVIFIAAIFILVTIHELGHFIAAKFFNMRVDKFSIGFPPKIFGFKKGETEYVLGATPLGGYVSIAGMIDESMDDEFMNEEPKDDEFRSKPVWQRMIVITAGVIFNVILAVFIYAGIAFSYGEDVIPIEAVGGIYVVEESVAYEVGFRTGDQIIGINGERVEYFNEIFNPAAITGRDLSFMIVRDGEVENLFTPPNFLDRIGQDGFLNQSNALPSHISMVLEDSPAHKAGLQDGDEVVAVDGEEIGYWVQLVEKIQNSESALSLTVLRNGEQHTIEVAADPETNMIGIAPPNPREIFDVRTINYNLAESFGQGLKKSEDTFFGIIQGIGMMFSGDISVRQNLGGPVAIANVTKEATDSRGFLGFWEITAFLSITLAIMNMLPIPALDGGHFMFLLYEGITRREPSPKVRMGLQQIGFLFLIGLIILVTFNDILRTFGG from the coding sequence ATGGAATGGATTTTTAGCTTATCAACCACAATCGTGATCTTCATCGCGGCTATTTTTATCCTGGTTACAATTCACGAACTGGGGCATTTTATTGCAGCGAAGTTTTTCAACATGCGTGTGGACAAATTTTCAATCGGTTTTCCGCCCAAAATATTTGGGTTTAAAAAAGGGGAAACCGAATACGTACTCGGTGCAACGCCACTGGGAGGGTATGTAAGTATTGCCGGAATGATCGATGAGTCCATGGATGATGAATTCATGAACGAAGAGCCGAAAGACGACGAATTCCGCAGTAAGCCGGTGTGGCAAAGGATGATTGTGATTACCGCAGGTGTGATCTTCAATGTGATCCTGGCTGTGTTTATCTATGCCGGTATTGCTTTTTCATATGGCGAGGATGTAATTCCGATTGAAGCAGTTGGCGGTATTTATGTTGTTGAAGAGAGTGTCGCGTATGAAGTAGGCTTTCGAACCGGTGACCAGATCATCGGGATAAATGGTGAACGAGTTGAATATTTTAATGAAATATTTAATCCTGCTGCTATTACTGGTCGCGATCTGTCTTTTATGATTGTACGAGATGGTGAAGTTGAAAATTTATTTACACCGCCAAATTTCCTGGACCGGATTGGTCAGGATGGATTTCTGAATCAATCGAACGCACTTCCCAGCCATATTTCGATGGTTCTTGAAGACAGCCCTGCACACAAAGCCGGGCTGCAGGATGGTGATGAAGTAGTGGCCGTTGATGGCGAAGAGATCGGGTATTGGGTTCAGCTTGTTGAAAAAATTCAAAATAGTGAATCAGCACTGTCTCTCACTGTTCTGCGAAACGGAGAGCAGCATACAATAGAGGTTGCTGCTGACCCCGAAACCAATATGATCGGTATCGCACCGCCAAATCCACGGGAAATTTTTGATGTGCGAACCATCAATTATAACCTCGCTGAATCGTTCGGGCAAGGCCTGAAGAAATCTGAAGACACTTTCTTTGGTATCATTCAGGGAATTGGAATGATGTTTTCCGGTGATATCTCTGTTCGCCAGAACCTTGGTGGTCCGGTTGCTATCGCGAATGTAACCAAAGAGGCTACTGATTCACGAGGATTTCTCGGTTTCTGGGAAATTACGGCATTCCTGAGCATCACTCTTGCAATAATGAATATGCTGCCCATTCCTGCACTCGATGGCGGACATTTTATGTTTTTACTGTACGAAGGCATTACCAGGCGGGAGCCATCACCTAAAGTTCGAATGGGCCTGCAGCAAATTGGGTTTTTATTCCTGATCGGACTAATTATCCTGGTGACTTTTAATGATATTTTAAGAACCTTTGGGGGTTAA
- a CDS encoding 1-deoxy-D-xylulose-5-phosphate reductoisomerase, protein MKSKKDGHLPKKITVLGSTGSIGTQALEIISNHPDKFTVTGLSANQNWKRLAEQVNKFKPKRVLLADEKYRTEFESALSYRPDDILYGPDSLTDLAIDDESDLLLNALVGFSGFMSTYEALKSGKKVALANKESLVVGGELLSNITGFQELLVPVDSEHSAMWQCLTGERAENIARIIITASGGPFRTFSKDEMHKITVEDALNHPNWEMGQKITIDSSTMMNKGLEIIEAHWLYEIDLELIEPVIHPQSIIHSIVEFVDGSSKAQLGPPDMKVPILYALTHPERINYENPVLDYNERMSLTFEPVDMQKFPCVGLAVESAKEGGIMPAVMNAANEVAVDRFLNREIRYIEVSQLIEKALNKFHHKEIVSPQTLLEVDRETRKFANKLLM, encoded by the coding sequence ATGAAATCAAAAAAAGACGGACATTTGCCAAAAAAGATTACCGTTCTCGGTTCCACCGGATCTATCGGCACACAGGCGCTTGAAATCATCTCAAATCATCCTGATAAATTCACTGTAACCGGCCTCTCTGCAAACCAAAACTGGAAGAGGCTCGCCGAACAGGTGAATAAGTTTAAACCGAAACGAGTGCTTTTGGCTGATGAAAAATATCGAACAGAATTTGAGAGCGCACTCAGTTACCGTCCGGATGACATTCTCTACGGCCCGGATTCTCTCACTGACCTGGCTATTGACGACGAATCCGATCTTCTTTTAAATGCACTCGTGGGATTTTCAGGGTTTATGTCTACATATGAAGCACTGAAAAGTGGTAAGAAAGTAGCGCTTGCCAATAAAGAATCGCTTGTTGTTGGCGGCGAACTGCTTTCGAATATCACAGGATTTCAAGAACTGCTTGTACCGGTAGATTCGGAACACTCCGCAATGTGGCAGTGCCTGACGGGCGAAAGAGCGGAAAATATAGCAAGAATTATTATTACGGCAAGCGGCGGACCATTCCGTACATTTTCCAAAGATGAAATGCACAAAATAACCGTTGAAGATGCATTGAATCATCCAAACTGGGAGATGGGACAAAAAATCACTATTGATTCATCTACGATGATGAATAAAGGGCTTGAAATCATTGAGGCGCATTGGCTTTATGAAATTGACCTCGAATTAATTGAACCTGTAATTCACCCGCAAAGTATTATTCATTCAATCGTAGAATTTGTGGATGGTTCGTCCAAAGCCCAGCTTGGTCCGCCGGACATGAAAGTGCCAATTCTCTATGCGCTCACGCATCCTGAAAGAATAAATTATGAAAATCCGGTTTTAGACTACAACGAACGGATGTCTTTGACGTTTGAACCTGTAGACATGCAGAAATTTCCCTGCGTTGGGCTTGCTGTGGAATCAGCGAAGGAGGGAGGGATCATGCCTGCCGTTATGAATGCAGCAAATGAAGTTGCTGTTGATCGCTTTTTAAACAGAGAAATTCGTTATATTGAAGTTTCGCAATTAATCGAAAAAGCGCTTAATAAATTTCATCATAAAGAAATTGTTTCACCACAAACTCTTCTTGAAGTCGACCGGGAAACACGTAAATTCGCGAACAAACTATTGATGTAA
- a CDS encoding histone deacetylase, with protein sequence MGKFVALHRYLLDHEIIREQEVVEPGFADFTHLYSAHTPRYATAVWDGSLSRKEERRMGLPWSKSLAIRSRLAVQGTINAGLMALQDGLAGNLAGGTHHAMPDYGEGFCVYNDVAVAIRVLKQAMWVKNVLVIDCDVHQGNGTAEIFRDDDSVFTFSIHGEKNYPFKKPPSSLDIGLPDQTGDKEYLNTLTEAIDSIFDQFTPDLVFYLAGIDPLESDHFGRLSLTKQGLREREFLVISSVAERNIPLTLLLSGGYAPSVRETAEAHAIMYRAAKEIWKNRL encoded by the coding sequence ATGGGAAAATTTGTGGCACTGCACCGCTATCTGCTCGATCACGAGATTATCCGCGAACAGGAAGTAGTAGAACCAGGGTTCGCAGATTTCACTCATCTCTACAGCGCGCACACCCCCAGATATGCAACGGCAGTCTGGGATGGATCACTCTCCCGAAAGGAGGAGAGACGAATGGGGCTGCCGTGGAGTAAAAGTCTTGCTATCCGCTCCAGGCTTGCGGTACAGGGAACCATCAACGCGGGTCTGATGGCGCTGCAGGATGGCCTGGCCGGTAACCTTGCCGGGGGTACACATCATGCCATGCCGGATTACGGCGAAGGATTTTGCGTATATAATGATGTTGCCGTGGCAATAAGGGTGCTCAAACAGGCGATGTGGGTGAAGAATGTGCTGGTAATCGACTGCGATGTACACCAGGGAAACGGTACAGCTGAAATTTTCCGGGATGATGATTCTGTATTTACCTTTTCCATACATGGCGAGAAGAACTATCCGTTCAAAAAACCGCCCTCATCGCTTGATATCGGACTTCCCGATCAAACCGGAGATAAAGAGTATCTGAATACGCTAACAGAAGCTATCGATTCAATATTTGATCAATTTACACCCGACCTTGTTTTCTATCTTGCCGGAATTGATCCGCTGGAGAGCGATCATTTTGGTCGTTTGTCGCTCACAAAACAGGGCCTCAGGGAAAGGGAATTTTTGGTGATTTCTTCTGTAGCAGAACGAAACATTCCATTAACTCTGCTATTGTCCGGCGGATATGCACCCAGTGTAAGAGAAACAGCGGAAGCCCACGCCATCATGTACCGGGCAGCAAAGGAAATCTGGAAAAACCGGCTTTGA
- the pgeF gene encoding peptidoglycan editing factor PgeF: protein MKAFQQSDLLNSVNGLKAGITFASRNSLNSEGIIRGLNLGENTNAPQAEVDKNFEIFFRELGLKPDQLARAEQVHGGEVKIVSQPGYYLGVDGLVTRQKHLTLAIKVADCAAVLLADPTTQTIAAVHAGWRGAAANILPSALQKMQSLGCEMNDVSAYISPCISVQNFEVGEEVAAKFDDSFIDRTIGPKPHLNLKSFLTQQLLEAGISRDSIDVDSKCTIEDERFYSFRRERSQAGRMLAFITFES, encoded by the coding sequence ATGAAAGCATTTCAACAATCTGATTTATTAAACTCAGTAAACGGTTTGAAAGCGGGGATAACCTTTGCTTCGCGAAATTCCCTGAATAGTGAAGGAATCATTCGGGGACTGAACCTGGGGGAGAATACAAACGCACCACAAGCAGAAGTTGACAAAAATTTTGAGATCTTTTTTCGTGAATTAGGTTTAAAACCAGATCAACTGGCCAGGGCTGAACAGGTTCATGGCGGAGAAGTAAAAATCGTATCCCAGCCGGGATATTACCTGGGCGTGGATGGACTTGTGACCCGCCAAAAACATCTGACGCTGGCAATTAAAGTAGCCGATTGCGCTGCGGTACTTCTGGCAGATCCCACCACACAAACCATTGCCGCAGTTCACGCCGGTTGGCGCGGTGCCGCCGCAAATATTCTGCCTTCCGCTCTCCAGAAGATGCAAAGTTTGGGGTGTGAAATGAACGATGTGTCAGCTTATATATCACCGTGTATTTCCGTACAAAATTTTGAAGTTGGGGAAGAGGTTGCCGCTAAATTTGATGATTCGTTTATCGATCGAACCATCGGGCCGAAACCCCACCTGAATTTAAAATCGTTTTTGACTCAGCAGCTGCTTGAGGCCGGAATCAGCCGGGATTCGATTGATGTGGACAGCAAATGTACCATCGAAGACGAAAGGTTTTATTCTTTCCGAAGAGAACGCAGCCAGGCCGGACGGATGTTAGCATTTATCACATTCGAATCATAA